Genomic window (Oenanthe melanoleuca isolate GR-GAL-2019-014 chromosome 1A, OMel1.0, whole genome shotgun sequence):
TGCGGCAGGGCGCAGCGGGGTAAGGAcatgctgtgcttcctgcaccagcccgaggaggagctgaggacGAAGCAGGATCCCAGCCTCGTTGACACGCTGTGCACCGACTCCTACCTGGACGTGCACAAAACTGCCCGCTGGTTCTACCAGCTGGTGAGAGCAGTCTGGCCGGCTTTGCTTCAGTCCCACAGTTGGCAtttagtgctgctgccctgcagacgCTCCTGCCAATTCCAGGTGACCAACGGCAGGGAAAGCTTCCGCATCGAGATGCTCTTTGGGGTGAGACAAGGCGACTCGGACGTGTTTGTGAGCAGCGAGCCTCGAGAAGCCTATACCTCAAGCACAGTGTGGCCGGAGAGCTACGCCGTGGCAGAGATGAAGTTCTTCAAGTACATCGCCAGGCGGGCCCCCTATGACAGCCTGCACCTCAAATGCCTGCAGTTCTTCACCCGTCTGCAGCTGGGCTTGGGCTTTTCCACCTACACCATCAAGACTATTGTCATGCACCTCCTGAGCGTGGTACCCGTGTCACAGTGGCGCAGGAGACATTTTGTGAGGCGAGTGCTGGACATCAGCGAGAGCCTTCGCACATGTGTGCAAATGAGACGCCTCAACCACTTCATTGTGGGCAACCGGAGGCTTCCTGAGGGGATCAGTTTGCCCCCAGATGTCCAAATGGCCGTGTATTACAATCTCTTCCATGACCTGGAGCTGGATCCCATTGCCCACTCCCAGGCCATGAGTCAGTACGTGGATCTGTACCGGTGGCTCAAACGGATCCTTGACAATGAAGACTGAAGGTGTCTCTCTTGCACGGAGTTGTGCTTGTGGGGGCCCACACCCGGCACAACCTTCCAGGCCATGGCAGAAGAGGGCAGAATGTGGGATACAGAGAGGGAAGCAGCACTGTTCTgctagcagcagcagcagcagcagggtcgTGCCAGCATTCTCTCCAGCACTGCACCCAGAGCTGACCATGCTGACTACAAAGATCGAGGTGCTCGCCAGAGGAAatgcttttattccttttcctgctctctgggctctgtgtggaGAATCTACAGCACGGGAAACAGTTGACACACACCTCAGTGTGCAATACACAGAGAAGATGCTGCTGAGTCAACAGTGGCAATTTCTGCTACAACTTCCCTGCAGATCAAAAGGGAACGCAGGGAGTCAGAACTGATGTAATCATTTCCAGGGGACTTGTTAGAGAGTGTCCCACTACCACCATGACTGTGACTGCCCACACCTATTTCTTTGAGTCCATTTGCCATCCCAGTGCTTCCTCTGGTCAAAGAAGTCAATTTCAGAATCGCAGAGGAGGAAATGTTTGAAAGGAAACGCGGTTGGATCATGTggtccagggctgctccagcagcgtCTTCCTGCTGTGCATTGCAAGAGATTGTGTTCAGATGGTTCTTAACTCCCAATGGTGTGGGAGAGGCCACAGTCTCTGGGCAATGCCCAGGATCAGTCAATGGATGGTGTTTCACCTCATCCTCAGAAAGGAAATATCTAAGTCAGCATTGTACATCTGCACTCGAGCTAACCTAAAAATGTGTATAGATAAAAATCTagatatttatttcagatataTATATTGAGTACATACATGATAGACTGTAAACCttctaaattacttttaaaatagcaaaatagaaaatagtAAGCAATGTGCTAATATAAGTAATATCAAAGTTATGAAATACGAAATAATTATACCATGAAAAAAGTAGTGTTGAGGTTTCTGTTTGTAGTTTTCtttaagtaataaaatattgtatatatttattGTCATTATCTGCTGTGACGCATATTAGTGCTGTTAGTGCATTTATGTCCGGAAAGATTTTcataaaatagatatatttataACACATATCACGTATAGATGTCAAATaaagatattatttttatttgtgcaaGTAAAATCATAGATTGTGTCTCTGTCTGCTTGAGACACATAATTATGCTCTATATGGAGTGAAATTATGTATGGCAGGCCAGAAACTGCTTTTCTATTGTTCCAATAAACAGTAATATTCAATAATGTGCATTGTGCAGGACTGTATTGATCTCAGCCAGATCTATGATATTGGTTCCTCTCACCCATTGTGAGCAGTCTGGGCTTGTGCACAGTGTCCTTGAACTCAGCCACAGGCTCCAGTGCTGAAGTGGTTCTAATCAGCAATGAGGCCCAGCTGGCCCTGGCCCCtgtgatcacagaatcccagaagggCCGGGCTTGGAAGGGTCCTTACAAATGATGTTgtttcagccctgctgcccaggccaggGACAGCTTGCTCTGGGCCGGGTTGCTGCCAGCCCCGTGCAACGCGgcccctgggatcagtgccggggctggggcagcctcagctgctgtgggcagcgTGGGCCAGGGCCTGAGCGGCCTCAGAGCCAAGAATTTCTGCCccatctgcagcctggggcCGCCCTGTGTCCGTGGGAAGcccctgggctggtgctgtccctgcaggcccttgtgcacagccctgggcaggtctgtgctgggccCGCCAGGGACTGAAAGGCCGCAGGAAGGTGCCCCCGCAGGAGCCCTTGCAGAGCCccggggccagcagggccaccatgagggcAGCAAGCAGGGCCTGCTGTGGCCCcggggcaggagggcacagggcgGGCGCTGAGGCcctgccagctggagctgggagctctgcagagcgGCCGGCAGAGAGAGAGCCGGGGAGATCcgtgcagcagccaggccacgGGCTCCTTGATGCCTTAGAGaccagggagcagcctgggagtgGCCCTGAGGCATTGGGGCATCTCCCTGTGTGGAGAAACCTTCTCGACACCAGAGGTGTACGGCTGCAACAGACAGAGTGGAGTCCTGAAATGTTACTTGAATTAAGGGAGAGGCTATGGGACATCGGATACAATTTATCCAAGTAACAGAGAGTTTCTAAACTGCCCCAATGAGAACATCTGCCTTCAAATTACTGAGCTTCTTCCTGGGCTTGCCACATCTGAACAGGCCCTGCCTAGATTTCACCACAGAATAAAATTACACTGCATACATTCtccatacatttatttatatatcttATACTGTACGATGAAGAATTGTTTCCTGACACAGCCTGTTGATTTGCTCTGAGCTAGAGGTTTGCAGCACAGGTGGCAGAGCCATTCCATGGGTCAATGTGCAGCaatgctgtgattttatttgATTCTTTATCAACATATTCCCCTGCTTGGTTCCATTTAATTTCCTCCAGCGGTATTCCCACTTTAAAGTTcaccatttttcttcaaaatttcttCTACATACATTTTAATCTTTACTGGGGCCATGCCCAGTTCATTTAGCAAGCCTAGATTGTCTTCCTCAACCAGCCCCTTTCCCCAAAGCTTTGTTGCTGTGATTCCATGGATACCTCACAGGCAGCCTTGTACATTAGTTGAGACTTTCTGGAGGGGAGAAGCCACGATGTAGTTATAAAATTATACAAACATGTTAGCTGGGTGTTTCCCAAGCAGGGTAAGGTTGTCTTTACTTTTTCTGGGCCAATTCCTGTCCTGCAGGAATAATTCCAGTGCACTTAACACAGGGATGTCTGTCTGTATTTCCTGATCTCTTTGCCAGGAGATCAAAACTATGGCAGAGCtgaccttccttccttctgccaAACTGTATTTGATTAAAATGGGCAAAGACATCTTCCAACAAAGCAGGCATTTTGAGAGGGAATTGTATATTCAGGTGACTTTCTTTGCCCCATGCTGACCATGCACACAGAGGAGGGGAGTGCCCAGCACTTCATGGATGGCCCTAGAGATAGACCTTGTTGCTGTTACAATTTTTCTTGATGGAAGTTGCATGGCAACTGTGGGTATACAAAGCACCGAAGGAGATAGTGCAGTGTGGAATGAATGATTCCCTCTCGGAAAATGCCAGTCAAATCTATTAAAAATCCAAGCAGATCAGAAGCAGCCCAGCCCATATTGTCCTAGCAGCCCTCTTGCCATATGTCTTAGTCTGTATTTGACCTCATTCTGAATTCAGGGTCTGCCCAAACTGGGACCTTGTTGAAGACCAAGGCCAAGGAAGGGCTCTCacttgtgctgccagtgccatggAAGGCCCCAGAACAAGTGGGCCTTTCTTGGGTGCACAGATCCCATCTTCAGTGTGGCCTTCATGTTAACAAAATCCTCACTGACATCCTGGCACATGGGAAGGGTTTTTTAGAGAAAATCAGCAAATGCATCAAAATGTAAATGAATATGAGTAGGGCAGGAGTGTTGATCTGCCTGAGGATAGGAAGGCTCTACTCAGAGATCTGGCCAGGTGTCATGGATGGGTCAAGTCCACCTGTATGAGATAGAAGAAGGCAAAATGCTGGGTCCTGTGCTTTTGTCTCTCCCACCCCATGCAGTGAATaggctgggggaagaggggctggaaaCTGGCAAGAAGCCAAAGGCATCCCAGCTTCTGTCAGAAGCAGtgaggccagcagcagctgagcagggactgTCCTTCcccacagggcagcagtgaggcTGTACCTCAAATCCTGCTTTCACTTTTGGTTCCTTAAAAACAAGAAAGGCACAGAAGTAGTTGAGTGTGTGcacagaagggaaatggagctggggaatggcctggagcacaagtctgatgaacaagggctgagggaggtggAGGTGTTTAGCACCGAGAAAAAGCAACTCCGGGGCAACCTTATAGTACTCTGGAGCTTTTTGGAGGGAGGTTGCAGGCAGGTCAGGGTCATTATATTCTCCCAGGAAACCAAAAATATGAGCAGAAGATATTACCTCAAGTTGCACCACAGCAACAATTGAAAGGTTCTCTAGGAAATATTCTTCGTGGAAACAGCATATCAAACCTGATAACACAATGCCCAGTGAAATGGTTGAGTCAGCAGCCTCAGAGAGATTTCAAAGtcatgtggatgtggcattgTGGGACCCGGCTGATTGGTGGAGTAGGCAGTGTTAAGTTTGTGCTTGGACTGTGTGATCTtcagggtcttttccaacctcatcGACTCAGAGGTTTAACTGTAGCTTAGCATGGAGTCAAGGCTTACACTCAGTGATCCTCAAAGGTGCCCCAAACATGGATATTGATGAGACTGCCAATGTGGGGTAGCTGATAAGAAAGACCAGAGAAAGACCAAGAGATGTTTTCTGAAGAGGATTCACTGAAATGCTGCCTAAACCAGTACACCCGGGCCCCTCTGGGTGGCTGAGCTGGGCTAGGGACAAAGGGCGGGGCTGGCCTGGCTCTGGGGTTCTGTGACACATGTGTGACATCATGGGGGACATGTCACAGTGGGGGCAGCTATAAAAGGCCCCAGCAGGTAACGCTGGCCCTGTATTGCTTGGGCAGGCGGTGAGTGCACACGTGGTGGGGAGGgcgggctggggacaagggctgggacagaaacgctgcacccagggctgggttctccccctgcatgcagggacagcccctgaTGGGGGGAGAGCCTTGGGCAGGGcaccgtgctgctgctgctgctgctgctgctgctgctgctgctgctggggcagtgggacaggccTCGCTGCTTGCCAGCTGCCTGTGGCCCTGTCATTCCTGCCCCAGAGTCCTGGGACTGGcgtccctgctgtccccagtggcagctgcctccctcccagcGCCACTCATGGCCTTCtgtccatcctcctgcagaccATGGATACCTGGGTCTTGTGGTTCTTGCTCTTGCAAAGTGTACTCCAGTACCCACAGCCTGTGGGTGATGGATTGGACGAGGTGACCCGTCTGCGAATGGAGGCGTGGGCCAAGCtccaggaagaggagaagatTCGTCTGGAGCGGGAGGTGGAGCAGCTGGCCCTGAAGCAGGGTGTGTGGGACTGGGGAGACCTGCTCCGCTCTGCCTtgtggctctggcagcactgggctgttgctgggctcctgctgcttctcttggcCTTTTGGTACATGTGGAGGAAAAGGAGcctgaggagagaggagcatGAGGAAGAAAACAATGGTGCAAATGAAGAGGAGGGCAGATATGTGGAGGGAATCgaagaagctgctggaaatggAGAAGTGGAAGTGGGAAatgaaggaggagaagaagatgGAGTCAATGATGTGAAtggggaggaaaacagaaatgatgATGGCAACGCGATGGAAGTTGCTGCACATGCACAAGTCCATGTTGAAAATGAGGTCGACGAGCGTGTTCTTGCAGATAGAATTGAAAGACTGTTAATGGAGCGCATCCAGTGGCCAGTGCAGGACCTGCTGGGAGGATGCCAGTGGACGACTGACCTCATGGACAATTTTGCAAGTTACTTTCGGCGCGTCTTGTCCGACACCTTCTACCCAGTCCTGCAGGGAGCCATTGGGGTGGGCAGTGCCTTTGAAGGTTGGAGTCCCCGTGAGGAGGATGTTGTGTACCAGGTGCTGGTACCCATGACTCCTCCCCGAGGGCACAGcttccacctggagctggacactgcagggcagaggcGCGTCAGGAACTTCCGCGTGCGTGTGCAGCAGGAGTGCACCTGCGGCAGGGCGCAGCGGGGTAAGGAcatgctgtgcttcctgcaccAGCCCGTGGAGGAGCTGAGGACGAAGCAGGATCCCAGCCTCGTTGACACGCTGTGCACCGACTCCTACCTGGACGTGCACAAAACTGCCCGCTGGTTCTACCAGCTGGTGAGAGCAGTCTGGCCGGCTTTGCTTCAGTCCCACAGTTGGCAtttagtgctgctgccctgcagacgCTCCTGCCAATTCCAGGTGACCAACGGCAGGGAAAGCTTCCGCATCGAGATGCTCTTTGGGGTGAGACAAGGCGACTCGGACGTGTTTGTGAGCAGCGAGCCTCGAGAAGCCTATACCTCAAGCACAGTGTGGCCGGAGAGCTACGCCGTGGCAGAGATGAAGTTCTTCAAGTACATCGCCAGGCGGGCCCCCTATGACAGCTTGCACCTCAAATGCCTGCAGTTCTTCACCCGTCTGCAGCTGGGCTTGGGCTTTTCCACCTACGCCATCAAGACTATTGTCATGCACCTCCTGAGCGTGGTACCCGTGTCACAGTGGCGCAGGAGACATTTTGTGAGGCGGGTACTGGACATCAGCGAGGGCCTTCGCACATGTGTGCAAATGAGACGCCTCAACCACTTCATTGTGGGCAACCGGAGGCTTCCTGAGGGGATCAGTTTGCCCCCAGATGTCCAAATGGCCGTGTATTACAATCTCTTCCATGACCTGGAGCTGGATCCCATTGCCCACTCCCAGGCCATGAGTCAGTACGTGGATCTGTACCGGTGGCTCAAACGGATCCTTGACAATGAAGACTGAAGGTGTCTCTCTTGCACGGAGTTGTGTTTGTGGGGGGCCCACACCTGGCACAACCTTCCAGGCCATGGCAGAAGAGGGCAGAATGTGGGATACAGAGAGGGAAGCTGCACTGTTCTgctagcagcagcagcagcagcagcgtcGTGCCAACATTCTCTCCAGCACTGCACCCAGAGCTGACCATGCTGACTACAAAGATCGAGGTGCTCGCCAGAGGAAatgcttttattccttttcctgctctctgggctctgtgtggaGAATCTACAGCACGGGAAACAGTTGACACACACCTCAGTGTGCAATACACGGAGAAGGTGCTGCTGAGTCGACAGTGGCAATTGGTGCTACAACTTCC
Coding sequences:
- the LOC130264191 gene encoding inositol 1,4,5-trisphosphate receptor-interacting protein-like 1; translation: MEAWAKLQEEEKIRLEREVEQLALKQGVWDWGDLLCSALWLWQHWAVAGLLLLLLALWYMWRKRSVRRDMHQDVNDRENENEARFLDVIDEGAGNEDGDVGNEGEEDDEDEDNGVNGEENNNHDGNVQEVNNAGAHEEGDVANGDEELDDDDRIGRMVMERIQWPVQDLPIRCQWISLLMENFAFYFRHVLSDTFYPVLQEAIGVGSAFEGWSPREEDVVYQVLVPMTPPRGHSFHLELDTAGQRRVRNFRVRVQQECTCGRAQRGKDMLCFLHQPEEELRTKQDPSLVDTLCTDSYLDVHKTARWFYQLVRAVWPALLQSHSWHLVLLPCRRSCQFQVTNGRESFRIEMLFGVRQGDSDVFVSSEPREAYTSSTVWPESYAVAEMKFFKYIARRAPYDSLHLKCLQFFTRLQLGLGFSTYTIKTIVMHLLSVVPVSQWRRRHFVRRVLDISESLRTCVQMRRLNHFIVGNRRLPEGISLPPDVQMAVYYNLFHDLELDPIAHSQAMSQYVDLYRWLKRILDNED
- the LOC130264224 gene encoding inositol 1,4,5-trisphosphate receptor-interacting protein-like 1, whose product is MDTWVLWFLLLQSVLQYPQPVGDGLDEVTRLRMEAWAKLQEEEKIRLEREVEQLALKQGVWDWGDLLRSALWLWQHWAVAGLLLLLLAFWYMWRKRSLRREEHEEENNGANEEEGRYVEGIEEAAGNGEVEVGNEGGEEDGVNDVNGEENRNDDGNAMEVAAHAQVHVENEVDERVLADRIERLLMERIQWPVQDLLGGCQWTTDLMDNFASYFRRVLSDTFYPVLQGAIGVGSAFEGWSPREEDVVYQVLVPMTPPRGHSFHLELDTAGQRRVRNFRVRVQQECTCGRAQRGKDMLCFLHQPVEELRTKQDPSLVDTLCTDSYLDVHKTARWFYQLVRAVWPALLQSHSWHLVLLPCRRSCQFQVTNGRESFRIEMLFGVRQGDSDVFVSSEPREAYTSSTVWPESYAVAEMKFFKYIARRAPYDSLHLKCLQFFTRLQLGLGFSTYAIKTIVMHLLSVVPVSQWRRRHFVRRVLDISEGLRTCVQMRRLNHFIVGNRRLPEGISLPPDVQMAVYYNLFHDLELDPIAHSQAMSQYVDLYRWLKRILDNED